A single window of Mycolicibacterium aurum DNA harbors:
- a CDS encoding NADH-ubiquinone oxidoreductase-F iron-sulfur binding region domain-containing protein: MTRTDNGLATRVAVTVWPGTDPRLLRTTEGTESEDHAAYVESGGYQYLDHPDALLEEVDRSGLQGRGGAAFPLAVKLRTVRDAGRGVGTVVLANGEEGEPASIKDRWLLRHRPHLVLDGVRLAARIVGAARAYVYVSDVHAVRALGAALDAAPPLDVAVEVVMVEPGYVAGEETAAVRAVNGGPAKPTDKPPRPFHEGVAGLPTLVSNVETLANLPFILRHGSDAFRAYGTSASPGTFLATVTGGGRPPRLYELPYGTPIAELLAHHQVSTETLKGVLMGGYFAGLLNREVLDSTLDHESMRRLDSGLGCGAVAVIADECPVAVAASVMAYFDRENAGQCGSCFNGTAAMSAVTDALRLGVATGDDLARLQRWSVVLRGRGACATLDAATNVAASLLRAFPTDVARHLAGECEVCGTHPYSAVRPYEVEAVS, encoded by the coding sequence ATGACACGGACGGACAACGGGTTGGCCACCCGTGTGGCGGTTACCGTGTGGCCTGGCACGGACCCCCGGCTGCTACGGACCACCGAGGGCACCGAATCCGAGGACCATGCGGCGTATGTGGAGTCCGGCGGCTATCAGTACCTCGACCATCCGGACGCGCTACTGGAGGAGGTGGACCGCAGCGGTCTGCAGGGCCGTGGCGGCGCAGCCTTCCCGTTGGCGGTGAAGCTGCGCACCGTGCGCGATGCCGGCCGCGGTGTGGGGACCGTGGTGCTGGCCAACGGCGAAGAGGGGGAACCCGCCTCGATCAAGGACCGGTGGCTGCTGCGCCACCGGCCCCATCTGGTGCTCGACGGCGTTCGACTCGCCGCGCGCATCGTCGGTGCCGCCAGGGCCTACGTCTACGTATCCGACGTGCACGCCGTCCGCGCTCTGGGTGCGGCGCTGGACGCTGCCCCGCCGCTGGACGTCGCGGTCGAGGTCGTGATGGTGGAACCCGGGTACGTCGCCGGCGAGGAGACGGCGGCCGTGCGCGCCGTCAACGGTGGCCCCGCGAAGCCCACGGACAAGCCGCCGCGGCCCTTCCACGAGGGTGTCGCCGGACTGCCGACGCTGGTCAGCAATGTCGAGACGCTGGCCAACCTGCCGTTCATCCTGCGCCACGGCAGCGACGCCTTCCGGGCGTACGGAACATCCGCCTCCCCCGGCACGTTCCTGGCCACGGTGACCGGCGGCGGCCGACCACCCAGGCTTTACGAACTGCCGTACGGCACACCGATCGCCGAACTCCTTGCCCACCATCAGGTTTCCACCGAGACACTCAAGGGTGTGCTCATGGGCGGTTACTTTGCGGGGCTGCTGAACCGCGAGGTGCTCGACAGCACGCTCGACCACGAATCCATGCGCCGCCTCGACAGTGGGCTGGGCTGCGGCGCCGTCGCGGTGATCGCCGACGAGTGCCCGGTCGCGGTCGCCGCGTCGGTGATGGCGTACTTCGATCGCGAGAACGCCGGCCAGTGTGGCTCGTGCTTCAACGGCACAGCGGCGATGTCCGCAGTCACCGATGCCCTGCGGCTCGGCGTCGCGACCGGCGACGATCTCGCCCGTCTGCAGCGGTGGTCGGTGGTGTTGCGGGGCCGGGGCGCGTGCGCGACGTTGGATGCCGCGACCAATGTCGCCGCGAGCCTGCTGCGGGCCTTCCCCACCGACGTCGCCCGCCATCTGGCCGGTGAGTGCGAGGTCTGTGGAACACACCCCTACTCAGCGGTGCGGCCCTATGAGGTGGAGGCGGTCTCGTGA
- a CDS encoding ferredoxin, which translates to MKIKLDRTLCDGFGICAKHAPGYFSLDDWGYAALIGDGTVPESDRDAVMRALLDCPVHAIIELGEHGPLGRKPVVGTGDAPEPHLASDDSEAISEFVR; encoded by the coding sequence ATGAAGATCAAGCTGGACCGTACGCTGTGCGACGGCTTCGGAATCTGCGCAAAGCATGCACCCGGGTACTTCTCGCTCGACGACTGGGGCTACGCCGCCCTGATCGGCGACGGCACCGTGCCCGAGTCCGATCGCGACGCGGTGATGCGGGCGCTGCTGGACTGTCCGGTGCACGCCATCATCGAGCTCGGCGAGCACGGTCCACTCGGCCGCAAGCCCGTCGTCGGTACCGGGGACGCCCCCGAGCCACATCTGGCCAGTGACGACAGCGAAGCGATCTCGGAGTTCGTCCGTTGA
- a CDS encoding thiolase C-terminal domain-containing protein — MTRPLPQLTVQNEFFWTAGADGRLRIQECLSCRSLVHPPAPVCRYCRETKMGVRDVSGKATLAGMTVNHRFGFPDLPPPYVVAEVALIEDPRVRLTTNIIDADADELVLGQPVEVVFEQVDDVWLPLFRPAADPDAPTAMPTDAIAPGQFAEHVRPMLTTHKFEDHSAITGIGMSTIGRRQMVAPLSLTIAACEQAVADAGLSYDDIDGLSTYPGLDMAGMGEGGVSALEGALGLRPTWINGGMDTFGPGGSVIAAMMAVATGMARHVLCFRTLWEATFQQLMKEGKMSPPMGARTSSWQHPFGAISAAHVLAQNASRHFQRYGTTRETLGWIALNQRANAALNPTAIYRDPMTMDDYLSARMITTPFGLYDCDVPCDGAVAVVVSAIDAAKDLPNTPVRFEAVGTQIIERLDWDQTTLTHEPQVLGQSAHLWSRTSLRPDDVDVAELYDGFTFNCLSWLEGLGFCGIGEAKDFLDGGTAIARDGIIPLNTHGGQLSHGRTHGMGLIHEAVTQLRGEAGDRQVADARVAVASSGGLTPSGVMLLRTDA, encoded by the coding sequence TTGACACGACCGCTGCCCCAGCTCACTGTCCAGAACGAATTCTTCTGGACCGCAGGGGCCGACGGCCGGCTCCGCATCCAGGAATGCCTGAGCTGCCGGTCACTGGTTCACCCGCCCGCTCCGGTGTGCCGATACTGCCGCGAGACCAAGATGGGCGTGCGCGACGTCTCCGGCAAGGCCACGTTGGCGGGCATGACCGTCAACCACCGCTTCGGTTTCCCCGACCTGCCGCCGCCCTACGTCGTGGCCGAGGTCGCCCTCATCGAGGATCCCCGAGTTCGCCTGACCACCAACATCATCGACGCCGATGCCGACGAGCTCGTGCTCGGCCAGCCGGTCGAGGTGGTCTTCGAGCAGGTCGACGACGTGTGGCTGCCCCTGTTCAGGCCGGCCGCCGATCCGGACGCGCCCACCGCCATGCCCACCGACGCGATCGCACCCGGGCAGTTCGCCGAGCATGTGCGACCGATGCTCACCACACACAAGTTCGAGGACCACTCCGCGATCACCGGCATCGGAATGTCGACGATCGGGCGCAGGCAGATGGTGGCGCCGTTGTCGCTGACGATCGCGGCGTGCGAACAGGCCGTCGCCGATGCCGGCCTGAGCTACGACGACATCGACGGCCTGTCCACCTATCCCGGCCTCGACATGGCGGGCATGGGCGAGGGTGGGGTGAGCGCGCTGGAGGGCGCACTGGGACTTCGCCCGACGTGGATCAACGGTGGCATGGACACCTTCGGCCCCGGTGGGTCCGTCATCGCGGCGATGATGGCCGTCGCCACCGGGATGGCTCGTCACGTGCTGTGCTTCCGCACGCTCTGGGAGGCGACGTTCCAGCAGCTGATGAAGGAGGGCAAGATGTCCCCTCCCATGGGTGCTCGCACCTCCAGCTGGCAGCATCCCTTCGGCGCCATCTCGGCGGCACATGTGCTGGCTCAGAACGCAAGTCGACACTTCCAGCGGTACGGCACCACACGCGAGACCCTTGGCTGGATAGCCCTGAACCAGCGCGCCAACGCGGCGCTGAATCCCACGGCGATCTACCGTGATCCGATGACGATGGACGACTACCTGTCGGCGCGGATGATCACCACGCCGTTCGGTCTCTACGACTGCGACGTGCCCTGTGACGGCGCGGTCGCAGTCGTGGTGTCCGCCATCGACGCGGCGAAGGACCTACCCAACACACCTGTGCGGTTCGAGGCCGTCGGCACGCAGATCATCGAACGCCTCGACTGGGATCAGACGACACTCACCCACGAACCGCAGGTACTCGGCCAGTCGGCACACCTGTGGTCTCGTACATCGTTGCGACCCGACGACGTCGATGTGGCCGAACTGTATGACGGCTTCACATTCAATTGCCTGTCCTGGCTGGAGGGCCTGGGCTTCTGCGGCATCGGGGAGGCCAAGGACTTTCTCGACGGCGGTACAGCGATCGCGCGCGACGGCATCATTCCGCTGAACACCCATGGTGGACAGCTGTCCCACGGGCGCACCCACGGTATGGGCCTGATCCACGAGGCGGTCACGCAGCTGCGTGGTGAGGCCGGCGACCGTCAGGTGGCCGATGCCCGTGTCGCGGTGGCCAGCAGTGGCGGACTGACCCCCAGCGGCGTGATGCTTCTGCGGACAGACGCGTGA
- a CDS encoding alpha/beta hydrolase: MNSPAPRPRVVLADGVPMSGLVAAVAKPRAVIVAIHGGATSSAYFDCPGRPELSLLRAAAAQGFTTIALDRPGYGTSAVYAAEFADPARRVAATSAGVDKILGDVDCGAGLFVMGHSAGCELGLRLATARDDVVGVELAGTGLRYSGPAKAIISEATITSRPAGLRDLLWEPTDLYPPEVLTGALSAPGVAYEGEVTANWARRDFPALATKLAVPVQFSIAEHEKVWDSSPESVAAITALFTASPQLRVNEMADSGHNLSVGLSAARYHQRVLSFIEECIADARGRDREHVEAG; encoded by the coding sequence GTGAACTCTCCCGCCCCGCGCCCGCGCGTCGTCCTGGCCGACGGTGTGCCGATGTCCGGCCTGGTCGCGGCGGTCGCGAAGCCACGTGCGGTGATCGTCGCAATCCACGGCGGCGCCACGTCGTCGGCGTACTTCGACTGCCCCGGCCGTCCCGAGCTCTCGCTGTTACGCGCCGCAGCAGCACAGGGATTCACGACGATCGCACTGGACCGTCCGGGTTACGGCACCTCCGCGGTGTATGCGGCGGAGTTCGCCGACCCGGCCCGCCGGGTCGCCGCGACGTCGGCCGGTGTGGACAAGATTCTGGGCGACGTCGACTGCGGTGCCGGCCTTTTCGTCATGGGCCACTCCGCCGGGTGCGAACTCGGCCTGCGCTTGGCCACCGCACGGGACGACGTCGTCGGCGTCGAGCTCGCGGGCACCGGTCTGCGCTACAGCGGGCCCGCCAAGGCCATCATCAGCGAGGCGACGATCACGTCACGTCCGGCCGGGCTGCGGGACCTGTTATGGGAACCTACCGACCTGTATCCCCCGGAGGTGCTCACCGGTGCGCTGTCCGCGCCGGGTGTCGCCTACGAGGGTGAGGTCACCGCCAATTGGGCGCGCCGGGACTTCCCCGCCCTCGCCACCAAACTTGCTGTGCCGGTGCAGTTCAGCATCGCTGAGCACGAGAAGGTGTGGGACTCCTCCCCTGAGTCCGTCGCCGCGATCACTGCGCTGTTCACTGCTTCGCCGCAGCTACGGGTCAACGAGATGGCCGACAGCGGACACAATCTCAGCGTCGGCCTGAGCGCGGCACGGTACCACCAGCGGGTGTTGTCGTTCATCGAAGAATGCATCGCGGACGCACGCGGCCGCGACCGAGAGCACGTGGAGGCAGGCTGA
- a CDS encoding NAD(P)-dependent oxidoreductase — protein MRVGFIGLGSQGGPMARRIAQGGFETTLWARRQASLEPYADTPAKTATTPAELGAASDLVCLCVVGDDDVREVLYGDSGVLAGLADGGIIAIHSTVHPDTCSEIAERASAQGVSVIDAPVSGGGPAVEQGTLLVMVGGDEDVLERCRPVFATYADPIVHLGPLGSGQNTKILNNLLFSANLGSAVSTLELGESLGIPRTKLVEVLNRGSATSKAVGSISMFGGTLDGLAPIAGALLQKDVRHAASLAAGASAPEGAVFAAADAALEAMEHRR, from the coding sequence ATGCGGGTCGGATTCATCGGGTTGGGCAGCCAGGGCGGGCCCATGGCACGCCGCATCGCTCAGGGCGGCTTCGAAACCACGCTGTGGGCACGACGCCAGGCCAGCCTCGAGCCCTACGCCGACACACCCGCCAAGACCGCCACGACACCCGCCGAACTGGGCGCCGCCAGCGACCTGGTGTGCCTGTGCGTGGTCGGCGACGACGACGTCCGCGAGGTGCTGTACGGGGACAGCGGCGTCCTGGCCGGACTGGCCGACGGCGGGATCATCGCCATCCACAGCACCGTGCATCCCGACACGTGCAGTGAGATCGCCGAACGAGCTTCCGCGCAAGGCGTTTCGGTGATCGATGCACCGGTCAGCGGCGGCGGACCGGCTGTCGAGCAGGGCACCCTGCTGGTGATGGTCGGCGGAGACGAGGACGTCCTGGAGCGCTGCAGGCCGGTTTTCGCCACCTATGCGGACCCGATCGTGCATCTCGGTCCGCTGGGCAGCGGACAGAACACCAAGATCCTCAACAATCTGCTGTTCAGTGCGAACCTCGGGAGTGCCGTCAGCACGCTCGAGCTGGGCGAGTCCCTCGGCATCCCCCGCACCAAGCTCGTCGAGGTGCTCAATCGCGGTTCTGCGACCAGCAAGGCGGTCGGCAGTATCTCGATGTTCGGCGGCACGCTCGATGGCCTGGCACCGATCGCCGGGGCGCTGTTGCAGAAGGACGTCCGGCACGCGGCGAGCCTGGCTGCCGGTGCATCCGCCCCGGAAGGGGCGGTGTTCGCGGCGGCGGATGCGGCGCTGGAAGCGATGGAGCACAGGCGATGA
- a CDS encoding NAD(P)-dependent oxidoreductase, translating into MTRVGFVGAGRMGAPMVRRLAEAGHTVRVLGRTDEKRAEIAELGAIPVTELAAVADDADVVVVCVFTDDQVREICLDSALVVHMKPGAALVLHTTGSPKTAQSIAARFDHVEVVDAPVSGGPHDIAAGSVTLFVGGSDAGVARARPAIGTYGEPILHAGPTGAGQLVKLVNNTLFAAQIGLVAEGVRLGSRLGVDEHALLSALTHGSAQSRVMSMITAAGSAELFISAVGEFIAKDIAVVRATVADLDGDLGELERLITAVTH; encoded by the coding sequence ATGACGCGCGTCGGTTTCGTCGGGGCCGGACGCATGGGTGCGCCCATGGTGCGTCGGCTCGCCGAGGCCGGCCACACGGTGCGGGTTCTCGGCAGAACCGACGAGAAACGCGCAGAGATCGCCGAACTCGGCGCGATCCCGGTGACCGAACTCGCCGCCGTCGCCGATGACGCAGATGTGGTGGTGGTGTGCGTCTTCACCGACGACCAGGTCCGCGAGATCTGCCTCGACAGTGCGCTGGTCGTCCACATGAAGCCGGGCGCCGCTCTGGTCCTGCACACCACGGGCAGCCCGAAGACTGCGCAGTCGATCGCGGCCCGGTTCGACCACGTCGAGGTCGTCGACGCCCCGGTCAGCGGCGGCCCGCACGACATCGCAGCCGGATCGGTGACTCTGTTCGTTGGCGGTTCCGACGCCGGTGTGGCACGAGCCCGGCCGGCGATCGGAACCTACGGCGAGCCGATCCTGCATGCCGGTCCGACCGGCGCCGGCCAGCTGGTCAAGCTCGTCAACAACACCTTGTTCGCGGCGCAGATCGGGCTGGTGGCCGAAGGCGTGCGACTCGGCTCGCGTCTCGGCGTCGACGAGCATGCACTGCTGAGCGCACTCACTCACGGCAGCGCGCAAAGCCGGGTGATGTCCATGATCACCGCGGCGGGCTCAGCCGAGCTGTTCATCTCCGCGGTTGGCGAGTTCATCGCAAAGGATATTGCGGTCGTCCGCGCGACCGTCGCCGATCTGGACGGCGACCTCGGTGAGCTCGAGCGACTGATCACGGCGGTGACGCACTGA